One Nicotiana tabacum cultivar K326 chromosome 23, ASM71507v2, whole genome shotgun sequence genomic window, TCAATATCTGaagaaattaaatgactaaataGTTAGAATAACAAGCCGTgtcttttttatatttatatccaGTAGTAAAAAAGTTTGATGAAAACGTGTCACGTGACACGGCTTGGGACAAGGTGTATCCTGTTGGATTTTTTAAGCttaaatgtagcttaaaagagggtgaatgggaaatggaggaaaattgaaaaatatttgagtttctctCCTTGACAAAGAGATATTGTCTCATATTGGAAGAGTAAAAGATTTTGAtaggtatatatacaattgcacttcttctagctcttaaagagttaagaagaaggcaagcctcgcgccgtcgtcctcggcttcggcttcggatttggtcaattgattgattaattttttggaccaaatttatttgttaatagtaaatattaacagaatTGTTATTAAATATTCGGTTTTTTGTAAacggaatattaatattaaatccaaacgTAATAGTATATGCCCTTGGCTTTTTGTAAAAGACATTTACAAAACAGTTTGCACCTCTTCAACACCTCTTCAGAAGAACAGTTTGCACCTCTTCAAATCTGAAGAGTTGAAGAAcagtttgcacctcttcagatttgaagaaacagttggcacctcttcggatttgaagagttgcacctcttcagtttgagctcaacattggctataaataccagtccattctctcagattttcaATACGATTTTCTGACTTCTCCTCATTTCtcctgcattgttttaactacaaacaaagcatcagtaagtgtgatttgctaccgatctttgtgttcgctgaaacattggtgtttgaagtatcgctacaccactgtgtaattcgttctatcctgggaggaaataatccacaaccttgggtactaggaggggattaaattccttaagaaaacactgtgaattcagtgggctcggattaaattcTGTTTCTTTTACATTTATGCTATTTTATCTTCTCTATAATTATTTTAGAAATACAGCTCAATAACATATCCGCCCGTCTCAACTTATCAAACATATGCTACATTTGCAAAGGCTATTTATGCATGCGAAATTTCTTTTGCATTCTCCCTTTTCCTTGAAATCTTGTTGGATTATTCCACtttactcttcttcttctctttcattttcctcatCTAATACAGTGGCAGAGTCATGTTTATTATAAGGATTCAAATGAATCCTTTTTGCCAAAAATTTGTACTGTGTATATAGGTGAAAAATCATGTTACTATGTATACATACAAATTTTTGAATCCCTAAacacaagaaaatatttttcccttgatgAAATTCAAACTTCTGATCTATAATATATTgtggtttttctttctttttttcccccttttctcatatcttgtatatattcattcttctcaagaattatattagaagagtgaaATATCACTCAGGAATCAGGATACTGAAATATAATACTCGTATTTATGTGAACTTTAAAACCAACAGACAATTAAATAGAGAGCAATAATCCACTAGAAAGGATAgtaggaaaagtagaaaaaattATTCACATCTTAGCAAATTTCTAAGGCTTCTTAATGTCACTCAGTGAAGCCACTGCGATCGGACTTCTAACGTAATGAAGGCGATCAGTCCATAGCAACTCCCCGGGCACATACCCATCTTTTACTGCCTTAGCATTCTTAACTTCAATTGTCAACTTGAAGCTCTTCTCTTGTCCAATGTGATCGAACATTAAGACGCTCGGCTCTACAGAAACTGAAAACATTCGTCGTGGCAGACGAACGTGTGCAGCGTATACGCCAGGGCTACCGACGTTTTTGAGTGTGCGAGTAATGGTGACAGGAACTGAGGGAGAGATATTAGGAATTGTTATTGCAGGATTGTTGAAATCCAAGATATTAAGACCATGCTTCTTGTGACACTGATAAGTTGATCCTGTTCCTGAAAATTTTGTAATGTTCTTTTGGTTGTAACCAAGTGAACAAAGAAAGTCCAAATAGTCATTCACAGTCAAGTCATAGACTAAGCCAGGATTCATGGCGCGGTTCGGGCGCATGTGTCCAGCACCATAATTGAATTGTGTTGCTTTGTCTTTCTCCGTTTCATCACGCATCGGATTACCAGTGTTGTCTCTTGTTCTGGCTGTAAAAAGGTATATCTTAAGTTAGTGTAAGAAAATTGGACAATTGCTAACTAATGGAGTATTTAATAAACACAACACATAGCCGTAAAATTACACTAGTTAGATAGGTAAAAACTAATTTTGAATGTATATGTACTATGTTATTGAATCTCCTTTTGACTTATTCGtgtatttatttctttaaattttgaCACCCCTTAATGAAATCCTGGCTTCGCTACTGATCAGGTGTTAGATTTAGCTCATGAAAATATAACTCGCCCAAGTTTGGACTAAGTTGAGCTGGACATGTATATTCATTAGAGGAGGCATATACATACCTGTAGTCATAATAGCGGATCTAATGGCAGCGGGACTCCAATCAGGATGGAGGCTCTTGAGAAGGCCAACTACACCAGCAACATGGGGGCAAGACATTGAGGTTCCAGAAATCATGTTGAAGCTAGTCTTGCGCTTATCATAGTCTTCCTCTGTAGGATTTGCTGCTTCACTGTATGCAGCTATGATATCCACTCCTGGTGCAGTAACATCAGGCTGCACGAATAGACAGAGACGGATCCAGATTTTTAGATTTGATGGCTaatacttttgaaattatgaGTTCAGAATTTAATATTCGTTGAAATTATACCAAGTCAACACGTATATGTATGTTCCATGATGCAGTTAAGGCTGCATCGGCCTTCGGATCAAAAGGGATATTTTTTTACAGGATTGATTAGGACATTGAGAATGAAGCTTCTAACCTTGAGAATCTGAGGAGTTACAGAATTAGGACCAGTAGAAGAGAATGAAGCCATGAATGGAGCTGGCTTTTTGTGCAACACTGTCTCAGGAGTTGTGATATACGCACGAGGATCTCTGTAACAATAACGTCGCAATTAGAATTACAAGTActtgaggatatatatatatatcactgaaAAGAAGGAAATTTAGACATACTTAGAAGAAGCGATGTAGTCAAAGACTTGAACGCCATCTGTATAATTGACATGTATCGCTGGAAGGACGTGAGGGATGGCGAAAATTTCGCTGCCAGTAGTCTTATTGTTACAAAGGATCATTCCAACAGCACCAGCTAGAGCTGCCTGATGTCCTTTATCAATTAACGCGGTCTCTCCTCTGAGGCAGGCTAATATCTTGCCTTTCACCTTCTTAGGATCCAATGTTCCTTTCTTACACCTTATCCTGCATCAGCAAAttataatacatgtgatgatcACAACGAAAAACTAGTATAACAAGAACAAGCTAATAATGCATAGCATATTACAGtagtactccctccatttcagtttatgtgaacatATCTGACTGGACACGGAGTTATTTATGAAACTTGCATTGTGATATTAAACATGTCATGACATTGTGTGACTATAAAAAATTCTCACCAGGGGTAAAATAGGAAGTATAAatttaaattgtttccaaatttagaaagctGTCATTTTCTCGGGATAGACTAATAAGGAAATAATGTCACATAAACTGAAATAGAGGGAGTAGTAATTAGTTTCATTCTTACGCATCATCTGTCGATGCATTGGCAGCTTTAGCTTGTGCAGCACTGATTAGTGGATAGAAATTTTCTTGGGGCGTGGTTGGTTTCGAAAGGCTTGTTCCCTTTAAGAGCAATCCATTCTGCAGTTGAACACTGTTTTGTATATTGCGATCCAGGGTGCTTGCTGCTACTGTTATAATCCAGGGAGCAACATTTGTGACAGTTCCAGAATCAGGTCCATCATTACCAGCTGAGGCAACTACAACTATACCATTCTTGACAGCGTGGAACGAACCAATGGCGAGCCCGTCCTCTAAGTAGTCAGAAGGCGATCCACCAAGCGACACAGATATCACATCAACCCCGTCGTGTATGGCTGTATCGAAGGCTTTGAGAATGTCAGCATCCATACATCCTGCACCATCCACAGGAGGCCAACAGACTTTGTATGCAGCCACTCGGGCATGAGGAGAACCTCCCTTTGCTGTCCCATTCGCCACGCCAAGTACTCTCGCTCCGTGGACTATGTTTCCAGCAGCAGTTGATAAAGTGTGAGAGCCATGACCATCATTGTCGCGTACTGTGCTCATTGAAGCGCTTACATTTCCTCCGCTCGCGATGTAGCCTTTATTGAAGTACCTTGCTCCAATAAGCTTTCTATAAATATATTATCATAGTAAAATTCTTGTTAGTATTTTTCTTGAAATCATACTAGTGGTGAAAGAGGGATTACAAAATAAAGCATACTTATTGCAAGAAAAACCAGCAGTGGTGTTGTCATTCTGACAAATCCCTTTCCATTTTGAAGGAATTGGTCCGAATCCTTCATCACTAAAGCTCTCTGATTCAGGCCAAACACCTGTTGAAAGAGCAcaatcatttaaaataatgtaCTTCAGTAAAATGATGATCTTGTTTACTGAGACAAATTAACAAGTTTAACTTCAATACAGGATAGCAACACTGTCAGGCACCTAAAAGATTAATTAACCGTCCATAAAAAGTGGTACTAGTAACGCGAAAAATAAGACAGGTTAATAAACTGACGTTGTATACAATTTAAATCCAACTAACAATGGTGCAGCACAACAAATAGACTAGGAATCATaaaaaaggcagcccggtgcactaagcttctAGCTATGCGCGGGGCCCGGGAAAGGGCTggaccacaaaggtctattgtatgcagcGTTACCCTACATTTCTACAAGAGACTGTTTTCAcgactcgaactcgtgacctcctggtcacatggcaacagTTTTATCAACTTtatcagttacgccaaggctccccttcaaacTAAGAATCATGATCGATCAAAATAAGCCTTGGTGGGCGTAATTACCTGTATCAAGATTCGCGATAATAATGTCTTCGCCAAATCGAGCTTTCTTCCACAGGGAACTTGGATGAACGACGCCATTCTTTTCCAGCATCATGAATTCCCATGAATGAGTTGTGTGTAGTTTTCTAGCTTTATTCAAGAAAATAGAGATCACAATTGGATGCCCTGCATTATTTTTTCCACAAACTTAGTATGCCTAAGACATTAATCATATATTAATATTACTAGATTAGATTAATGTTTCAGAGTTCACAATATAGTATAAATACGTTGAATCTCCTCCACTTGGTCATCTTCAAGGACAGCAGCAAAACCATTTATGTGTCTTTTATATGAGTAGAAGATGGCATCCTTAGCCTTCTCTTTACTGCACGAATTTAGTTCGATTAGTGCAATACTTTTTATACTGTCAGTGCATAGAACTTAAACTAAAAAAAGAATAGAATTAGAATAACAACGATTATATATGATTAATTGACAATATGTAGCACCATAAATACCTTCCCAAAAACGAACCAAGAAACTCGTGATGAGAATCTACCACACTATGAAGATCAGCAGATGTTACTCCTGGACCATGAGAGTGCTCCCCCAAGTACACTATGTACGACTGTTttaataatccaaaaaaaaccccacaaaataagaaaaataaatgggATAATAATAATTGGAAAGAATTAAAGCTAATGGTTATATACATAGGCGAATCCAAAATATAATAATGGGTTCGATCTTTAGATACTTGTTATTTATAACATGTCACACGTTTGAAATTATAGGTTCTAACACTAAATATATACAAAACGTCGGCTAGTGGTGCGTAgaggtgtacataggtcgggttgattcgaatttttcaattaccaaatcaaGCCAATGATGTcggttttttaatttataaaccaAACTAAACCAATAAAGTCGGGTTTTCATTCTTGTTTTTTTCGGCTTTTCGGATTTTCCCCAattaaagtcttcatagcacaaaatatgtaacttgaacaccaaatatttattttagtccTAGTAGGATACAAGTATAtaatgtattttccagaaaaataaaataataataagagaTGAGTCAtaacattgtactaaaatattcaataacatagataataaaatcgcaccaagaaaatattactaattaatacaccataataaaaattagcataatctaaaaatactatataggtcgtGCTAAAATAAGTACAACTAATAAGTACTGTTAATTACACAACTaagcattaaaaaaaaaaaactaggttATATATTTTCATTATAAATTAatgcaaaactaaaaaatagatatccaacactattgtcATTCCTAGTGTTGAATTGAATTTTCTTTATTAgaattagtattgatttgaactttatttGACTTACTAcctttatgggctataaaatttattggatcattcaagaatgttaagtccaaattttaaataattacttTTAAAGATAAAAGTGCGAACgcgtttaagaaatatttataaattatattacaataaatatttatatgcataattttttttaaaaaaaatttatataaacgtaatgtcgggttggtttagtttcggtttgactttttttagttaaaaccaaatcaaactaatTATGATCGGggttttttccaacaccaaaccacaatcgaatttttttttctcggtttgactcggattatcgggttggtttggtttatcggttttctttgtacacccctagtggtCCGCACTGCATGGTACaagttttttttagtttttttgctCAACAGTCAACAAGCTACAAGTTTTTTTGAGCTTTTTCACCAACCGCCAATTGGGAAGTCAGGAATTCCGTTTAGAGTACTGTTCAAGAATTAATATGAATATaataacaaaagtaaaatttgactTATATACGGTAAAAATTTCCGGCGAAATATTTACCTTTTTGACTGCAAGAGCTGGTGTTAGTGGCACACAAAAAAGAATTAAGAGCAATGATAGATAAGTTGACAATTTGGATGATAACATTCCGCTTCCTTGATGCAAAATTAAACCTTCGTTGGTAATCATggcaaaataatgataaaaaggaagaagaaacatTATTGCAACTTCTAAcgagaatatatataaatatactgtACTTAATAGTGGCTTACATCTATAAGGAGTCTAAAAAGATTAAGAATTTTTATGTTATTAGGAGACGGTTAACGGTAAAGTGAAACCAATTCAAATCAAGAGTCCTATCCTATGTAATAGCTAGGTACTTAACGGATAATAATTACTACTATATTATATCATTTTATACAATTAGTAATAATGCCAACGTTTTATTATTGCTATGATGAAGTCTACAATAACTTTTGTTTATATAACAACTCAGCAGGACACACCACAAGGTCCTAGGCGCACCAACAGAGAGAAAGGCTCACCTAAATACCTCGACCACTATGTGGTCCCAGATCCCCAGAGAATCAATCTCTGCCAAACCGTTAGAGAAGATGATAAGGGAAAACCCTGCTATGAATGATATAAGTAGGAGAGGAATCAGCTCAAAAAGAGCACGGTTAAAGTTGCTTATCTTTTTTGCTTCATAGAATTATAGATCCGGAACCTCCcttttctcaattttttctttctttttgcctTTAGAATTTCTAGAAAGTAGAGGAGCAGACCCCTCTTTTGTGGTCTGTAAATCCTTTTAACCTTAATATAGCTTCTATCGTTACATTTGGTGCTTTCATTGACCCTTCCTCTCCAAATGGGTGACGGTGCTCACAATACCAGGTTGAAATCCCTTGATAAAGCTGTCAAGCAGCTCCAAGCTGATTCTGCCTCACACACTAAGACTATGGACTCGATGCAGACTGTCCTTCACGACATTGTTTCTCAACTAGCATCTCTCTGACCACCACCTCCGACACCACCGCCGACCACCATCAACCCTACCGTATCAAACCCATGTTCTTCCTCTACGCCTCCACCCCACGCTTCTTACCAACCTCAATACTCTTCGCCATCCCCTGTTCCAACCTTTTCCCAACAACCATATTCTGCATCTTTTCCGACCTCCACTCTTCCCCAACAACCACAACACCAAAACTTCCCACTTGTCCACCAACCATTTTTGCCATTCAAACGCGACAAACCAGCTCCAATCGATTTACCTAATTTGACGGAATCAACGCGGAGAGTTGGACCCTCCAGGCTAATCAATATTTTGACAGGTATCATGTTGCCGATGAGGATCGCTTGGAACTCTGTTCCTTCTTTCTGGAGGGAGAGGTCAGGGAATGGTACCAGTGGATGTACCGAAATCGCCAGTTATGTAGGTGGTCTCACTTCCTCAAAGTTGTGGTGCATCGCTTTGGAACGAAATCACTGGAGGCACCCGAGAGTTTACTCGCCA contains:
- the LOC107773988 gene encoding subtilisin-like protease SBT5.4, with protein sequence MITNEGLILHQGSGMLSSKLSTYLSLLLILFCVPLTPALAVKKSYIVYLGEHSHGPGVTSADLHSVVDSHHEFLGSFLGSKEKAKDAIFYSYKRHINGFAAVLEDDQVEEIQRHPIVISIFLNKARKLHTTHSWEFMMLEKNGVVHPSSLWKKARFGEDIIIANLDTGVWPESESFSDEGFGPIPSKWKGICQNDNTTAGFSCNKKLIGARYFNKGYIASGGNVSASMSTVRDNDGHGSHTLSTAAGNIVHGARVLGVANGTAKGGSPHARVAAYKVCWPPVDGAGCMDADILKAFDTAIHDGVDVISVSLGGSPSDYLEDGLAIGSFHAVKNGIVVVASAGNDGPDSGTVTNVAPWIITVAASTLDRNIQNSVQLQNGLLLKGTSLSKPTTPQENFYPLISAAQAKAANASTDDAIRCKKGTLDPKKVKGKILACLRGETALIDKGHQAALAGAVGMILCNNKTTGSEIFAIPHVLPAIHVNYTDGVQVFDYIASSKDPRAYITTPETVLHKKPAPFMASFSSTGPNSVTPQILKPDVTAPGVDIIAAYSEAANPTEEDYDKRKTSFNMISGTSMSCPHVAGVVGLLKSLHPDWSPAAIRSAIMTTARTRDNTGNPMRDETEKDKATQFNYGAGHMRPNRAMNPGLVYDLTVNDYLDFLCSLGYNQKNITKFSGTGSTYQCHKKHGLNILDFNNPAITIPNISPSVPVTITRTLKNVGSPGVYAAHVRLPRRMFSVSVEPSVLMFDHIGQEKSFKLTIEVKNAKAVKDGYVPGELLWTDRLHYVRSPIAVASLSDIKKP